The following coding sequences lie in one Myxococcus xanthus genomic window:
- a CDS encoding AMP-dependent synthetase/ligase, which produces MRPSFADLEAQCHSLASKLTLPLLLKRNADEYADAPALTAGDTTLTWTRLRERTAALSRGLGSLGLRRGERMMIMMSSRPEHWLIDYAAVHLGAISCTAYQTLSVEQIGYVAKQSQARIVVLEGAIEVARWQPVLESLDALRHVIVVDASAIPSGDARFISFAEVEAKGRALHQEDASVFEDGWKRIRPEDPIAMMYTSGTTGDPKGVVLSHRNAFYEAIAVDAVVPTPMRSTSIAYLPLAHIAERELGLYRSLYKALHVYVCSDPAGVMPLLAKARPPAFFGVPRVWEKLAAGLKAKLDAMEPELRTPVLAAHAALQEVFRMEGSGREVPPELTRKAAEAEAQVLKPLRAALGLDALTWASSGSAPIPVEVLEFLGGFGFKVLEVWGMSETTGCATINTPEDFRVGSVGRPIPGLQLRLAADGEIFVRGPVLFMGYLSADGQIVSAVDADGWLATGDIGSVDAEGYLTITDRKKELLITSSGKNIAPSKIEGMLRAHPLVGQAIAIGDNLPYVTALISLDADAAPVWAKAHKLDASSLEALTYAPAIRAELEALVASINVRLSRAEQVKRFDVVAENWSPVTGELTPSLKLKRRVILQQYAARISAFYEGA; this is translated from the coding sequence ATGCGTCCGTCGTTCGCAGACCTGGAAGCGCAGTGCCATTCCCTGGCGAGCAAGCTCACGCTGCCGTTGCTCTTGAAGCGCAACGCCGACGAGTACGCGGACGCGCCCGCGCTCACCGCGGGCGACACGACGCTCACCTGGACCCGGCTCCGCGAGCGGACCGCCGCGCTCTCCCGTGGACTGGGGTCGCTCGGGCTGCGGCGCGGCGAGCGGATGATGATCATGATGTCCAGCCGGCCGGAGCACTGGCTCATCGACTATGCGGCCGTGCACCTGGGCGCCATCTCCTGTACCGCGTACCAGACGCTGAGCGTCGAGCAGATAGGTTACGTGGCGAAGCAGAGCCAGGCCCGTATCGTCGTGTTGGAGGGCGCCATCGAGGTCGCGCGATGGCAGCCGGTGCTCGAGTCGCTTGACGCGCTCAGGCACGTCATCGTCGTCGACGCCTCGGCGATTCCCTCCGGGGATGCGCGCTTCATCTCCTTCGCGGAGGTGGAGGCCAAGGGACGCGCGCTGCACCAGGAAGATGCCTCTGTCTTCGAGGACGGCTGGAAGCGCATCCGGCCTGAGGACCCCATCGCGATGATGTACACGTCCGGCACCACGGGTGACCCGAAGGGCGTGGTGCTGAGCCACCGCAATGCCTTCTATGAGGCCATCGCAGTGGACGCGGTGGTCCCCACGCCGATGCGCTCCACCTCCATCGCCTATCTCCCGCTGGCGCACATCGCCGAGCGCGAGCTGGGGCTGTACCGCTCTCTCTACAAGGCGCTGCACGTCTACGTCTGTTCGGACCCCGCGGGGGTGATGCCGCTGCTGGCGAAGGCCCGGCCTCCCGCCTTCTTCGGCGTGCCGCGCGTCTGGGAGAAGCTCGCTGCGGGACTGAAGGCGAAGCTGGACGCGATGGAGCCTGAGCTGCGGACGCCCGTCCTGGCCGCACACGCGGCGCTGCAGGAGGTCTTCCGGATGGAGGGCTCGGGACGGGAAGTGCCACCCGAGCTCACGCGCAAGGCGGCCGAGGCGGAGGCGCAGGTGCTCAAGCCCCTGCGGGCGGCGCTGGGCCTGGATGCGCTCACCTGGGCGAGCAGCGGCTCCGCGCCCATTCCCGTGGAGGTGCTGGAGTTCCTCGGCGGCTTCGGCTTCAAGGTGCTGGAGGTCTGGGGCATGAGTGAGACCACCGGCTGCGCGACCATCAACACGCCCGAGGACTTCCGCGTCGGCTCCGTGGGGCGGCCCATTCCCGGCTTGCAGCTGCGGCTGGCCGCGGACGGAGAGATTTTCGTCCGGGGGCCGGTGTTGTTCATGGGCTACCTGTCCGCGGATGGGCAGATTGTGAGCGCGGTGGACGCGGACGGCTGGCTGGCCACTGGCGACATCGGCTCGGTGGACGCGGAGGGATACCTCACCATCACCGACCGCAAGAAAGAGCTGCTCATCACCTCCAGCGGGAAGAACATCGCGCCGTCCAAAATCGAGGGCATGTTGCGCGCGCACCCGCTGGTGGGCCAGGCCATCGCCATTGGTGACAACCTGCCCTACGTGACGGCGCTCATCAGCCTGGACGCGGACGCCGCGCCTGTCTGGGCCAAGGCCCACAAACTGGACGCGAGCTCGCTGGAGGCGCTCACCTACGCGCCCGCCATCCGCGCCGAATTGGAGGCACTGGTGGCCTCCATCAACGTCCGGCTCTCCCGCGCGGAGCAGGTGAAGCGCTTCGATGTGGTCGCGGAGAACTGGTCGCCGGTGACGGGCGAGCTGACGCCCAGTCTGAAGCTCAAGCGCCGCGTGATTCTCCAGCAGTACGCCGCGCGCATCTCCGCCTTCTACGAAGGCGCCTGA
- a CDS encoding acyl-CoA dehydrogenase family protein has product MTATTRWGSPELEQVRALAASYFTKEVLPNVPKHVEQGYPDKALYRRAGELGLLCMSIPEAYGGGGGTFAHEAVLIEEQVRAGDPSMGFAVHCTIVAHYVLAYASEAQKKKWLPKLASGEWVGAIAMTEPGTGSDLQAISTRAVRDGDFYRVSGSKTFISNGRVCDFLIIAVRTGDAKGHAGISLLCAEVSDTTPGFERGRILEKLGGKGQDTTELFFDDLKVPASDLLGGEEGRGFVQLMQQLPQERLSTALIAMASLERAMDVTVEYTKQRQVFGKPLFALQNTRFELAEVATLRRVCRTFIDDCIVSHLEGGLDVTTAAMAKYWVTDQACIVADRCLQLFGGYGYMKEYPIAHLFADTRVLRILAGANEVMKELVARSL; this is encoded by the coding sequence ATGACGGCGACAACCCGATGGGGCTCACCCGAGCTCGAGCAGGTCCGCGCGCTCGCGGCCAGCTACTTCACGAAGGAAGTCCTCCCCAACGTCCCCAAGCACGTGGAGCAGGGGTACCCGGACAAGGCGCTGTACCGCCGGGCGGGCGAGCTGGGGCTCTTGTGCATGTCCATCCCGGAGGCCTACGGCGGAGGCGGCGGCACCTTCGCCCACGAGGCCGTCCTCATCGAGGAGCAGGTCCGCGCGGGCGACCCGTCCATGGGCTTCGCGGTGCATTGCACCATCGTCGCGCACTACGTGCTGGCCTACGCGTCCGAGGCCCAGAAGAAGAAGTGGCTGCCCAAGCTCGCCAGCGGCGAGTGGGTGGGCGCCATCGCCATGACGGAGCCGGGGACGGGCTCCGACCTCCAGGCCATCTCCACCCGCGCGGTACGTGACGGTGACTTCTACCGGGTGAGTGGCTCGAAGACGTTCATCTCCAACGGCCGCGTGTGTGACTTCCTCATCATCGCCGTGCGCACGGGGGACGCGAAGGGCCATGCGGGCATCTCCCTGCTGTGTGCCGAGGTCTCCGACACGACGCCGGGCTTCGAGCGCGGGCGCATCCTGGAGAAGCTGGGCGGCAAGGGACAGGACACGACGGAGCTGTTCTTCGACGACCTGAAGGTCCCCGCCAGCGACCTGCTGGGCGGCGAGGAGGGCCGGGGCTTCGTCCAGTTGATGCAGCAGCTCCCCCAGGAGCGGCTGAGCACGGCGCTCATCGCGATGGCCAGCCTGGAGCGGGCCATGGACGTGACGGTCGAATACACGAAACAACGCCAGGTGTTCGGAAAGCCGCTCTTCGCCCTCCAGAACACTCGCTTCGAGCTGGCGGAGGTCGCCACGCTGCGGCGGGTGTGTCGCACCTTCATCGACGACTGCATCGTGTCGCACCTGGAGGGTGGGTTGGATGTGACGACGGCGGCCATGGCGAAGTATTGGGTGACGGACCAGGCGTGCATCGTCGCCGACCGTTGCTTGCAGTTGTTCGGAGGGTACGGGTACATGAAGGAGTACCCCATCGCCCACCTGTTCGCGGACACGCGTGTGCTGCGAATCCTTGCCGGCGCGAACGAGGTCATGAAAGAGCTCGTCGCCCGTTCCCTGTAG
- a CDS encoding TetR/AcrR family transcriptional regulator yields MSSADAPRWKRLEPDERREQILECATRLFGERPYAEVSTTDIAREAGVARGLLNHYFGQKRDLYLKVVKRMLLMPGLEEKVSATGTLRQRVERSVEWYLDTVAAHGKTYVAVTGAGSIADPEVERIIAEADDVAAAKTLEFLGLKVEVGSDARHRAMMRSYGGLVKSTIREWIRGGTLSREDAHLLLSEALITIVRDVFPHLHQQPGPDRGAAKAGARRGKDAQ; encoded by the coding sequence ATGAGCTCGGCCGACGCACCCCGCTGGAAGCGGTTGGAGCCGGACGAACGCCGCGAGCAGATTCTGGAGTGTGCCACGCGGCTGTTCGGCGAGCGCCCCTACGCGGAGGTCTCCACCACGGACATCGCCCGGGAAGCCGGCGTGGCCCGGGGCCTGCTCAACCATTACTTCGGCCAGAAGCGCGACCTCTACCTGAAGGTCGTGAAGAGGATGCTGCTCATGCCCGGGTTGGAAGAGAAGGTGAGTGCGACCGGAACCCTGCGGCAGCGGGTGGAGCGCAGTGTCGAGTGGTACCTGGACACCGTGGCCGCCCACGGCAAGACGTACGTGGCCGTCACCGGTGCGGGCAGCATCGCGGACCCGGAGGTCGAGCGCATCATCGCCGAGGCCGACGACGTGGCCGCCGCGAAGACGCTCGAGTTCCTCGGCCTCAAGGTGGAGGTCGGCAGCGACGCGCGGCACCGCGCGATGATGCGTTCCTACGGCGGTCTGGTGAAGTCCACCATCCGCGAGTGGATTCGCGGGGGAACGCTGTCCCGCGAGGACGCGCACCTGCTGCTGAGCGAGGCGTTGATTACCATCGTTCGCGACGTCTTCCCCCATCTCCACCAGCAGCCAGGGCCCGACCGCGGCGCGGCGAAGGCTGGCGCCAGGCGAGGCAAGGACGCGCAATGA
- a CDS encoding acyl-CoA dehydrogenase family protein produces the protein MHARTSEQASFADAIDAFCRDRTGTRAQRDALTQHGAEFHHRALYAQMAELGWLGVGISPEYGGSGGGLSEVCLFAERTAYGLAPVGGYVTTAVAAGPYAKFGTQAQREKVLGGIVRGRVEAIAISEPGAGSDVAAIACRAKRVDGGFIINGQKTWCSNAHLADHVLLVARTQAGSRHEGLTMFCVPTGMAGVEIRGIPTLNGKDVNDVYFTDCFLPEGAVVGRVDQAWPQVMSGLNSERLILAATMLGRGRRAFDDAVAYVKERKQFGKAIGSFQALKHRIADLATELDCCELLIYRVAAMADEAPERMLPREASMAKLKTTETAKRVALEGVQMMGGYGYATEYDMESHLRATVISTVYGGTSEIQRDIIGKTFGL, from the coding sequence ATGCATGCGAGAACTTCGGAGCAAGCGTCGTTCGCCGACGCCATCGACGCCTTCTGTCGTGACAGGACGGGCACCCGCGCGCAGCGTGATGCGCTGACCCAGCACGGCGCTGAATTCCACCACCGCGCGCTCTACGCGCAGATGGCCGAGCTGGGCTGGCTCGGCGTGGGAATCTCGCCGGAATATGGCGGCTCGGGCGGAGGACTGTCGGAGGTCTGCCTCTTCGCGGAGCGCACCGCGTATGGGCTCGCGCCGGTGGGCGGGTACGTCACCACGGCCGTCGCCGCCGGGCCCTACGCGAAGTTCGGGACGCAGGCTCAGCGCGAGAAGGTGCTGGGCGGCATCGTCCGGGGCCGCGTGGAGGCCATTGCCATCTCGGAACCGGGCGCGGGCTCCGACGTCGCCGCCATCGCCTGCCGCGCGAAGCGGGTCGACGGGGGCTTCATCATCAACGGGCAGAAGACGTGGTGCTCCAACGCGCACCTCGCGGACCACGTGCTGCTGGTGGCGCGCACGCAGGCGGGCTCCCGGCACGAGGGCCTCACCATGTTCTGCGTCCCCACGGGCATGGCGGGCGTGGAGATTCGCGGCATCCCCACGCTCAACGGCAAGGACGTCAACGACGTCTACTTCACCGACTGCTTCCTGCCGGAGGGCGCCGTGGTGGGCCGCGTGGACCAGGCGTGGCCCCAGGTGATGTCGGGGCTCAACAGCGAGCGCCTCATCCTGGCGGCCACCATGCTGGGCCGGGGCCGGCGCGCGTTCGACGACGCGGTGGCCTACGTGAAGGAGCGCAAGCAGTTCGGCAAGGCCATTGGCTCCTTCCAGGCGCTCAAGCACCGCATCGCGGACCTGGCCACGGAGCTGGATTGCTGTGAGTTGCTCATCTACCGCGTGGCGGCGATGGCGGACGAGGCCCCGGAGCGGATGCTTCCGCGCGAGGCGTCGATGGCGAAGCTGAAGACGACGGAGACGGCCAAGCGCGTGGCGCTCGAGGGCGTGCAGATGATGGGCGGCTACGGCTACGCGACCGAATACGACATGGAGTCGCACCTGCGCGCCACGGTGATTTCCACTGTGTACGGCGGCACCAGCGAAATCCAGCGCGACATCATCGGCAAGACGTTCGGGCTCTAG
- a CDS encoding SDR family oxidoreductase, whose product MTANSTLAGRTLLMSGGSRGIGLSIGIAAGRLGANVVLLAKTDTPNPRLPGTVHTAAQAIQDAGGQALAVVGDVREEADVQRAVDEAVARFGGIDFCVNNASALAPLKTEELPVKRFDLMQQIQLRGTFLLTRAAIPHLRRSPHPHILSLSPPVNLSPRWLGLHPAYTMAKYGMTLLTLGWAAELAEAGIAANALWPRTLIATAAVRNLLGGDESMQRARSPEVMADAAMAVLRRSPRDCTGQAFIDEDVLRAEGVTDFSGYGGGSDVLLDLYVDP is encoded by the coding sequence ATGACCGCCAACTCGACACTGGCGGGGCGCACGCTGCTGATGTCGGGAGGCAGCCGTGGCATCGGGCTGTCCATTGGTATCGCCGCCGGACGGCTGGGTGCCAACGTCGTGCTGTTGGCAAAGACAGACACGCCCAACCCCCGGCTGCCCGGGACAGTGCACACGGCGGCGCAGGCCATCCAGGACGCGGGGGGCCAGGCGCTCGCGGTGGTGGGGGACGTGCGGGAGGAAGCGGACGTGCAGCGCGCCGTGGACGAGGCCGTGGCGCGCTTTGGCGGCATCGACTTCTGCGTGAACAACGCCAGCGCCCTGGCGCCGCTGAAGACGGAGGAGTTGCCGGTCAAACGCTTCGACCTGATGCAGCAGATTCAGCTCCGGGGGACGTTCCTCCTCACGCGCGCGGCGATTCCCCACCTGCGCCGCTCGCCGCACCCGCACATCCTGTCGCTGTCTCCGCCGGTCAACCTTTCGCCGCGCTGGCTGGGGCTGCACCCGGCTTACACGATGGCGAAGTATGGGATGACGTTGCTCACGCTCGGCTGGGCCGCGGAGCTGGCTGAGGCTGGCATCGCGGCGAACGCGCTCTGGCCCCGGACGCTCATCGCCACCGCGGCGGTGCGGAACCTGCTTGGGGGCGACGAGTCGATGCAGCGGGCCCGCTCGCCTGAAGTCATGGCGGACGCGGCCATGGCCGTCCTGCGGCGCTCGCCTCGCGACTGCACCGGACAGGCCTTCATCGACGAGGACGTCCTGCGCGCCGAGGGTGTCACCGACTTCAGTGGTTACGGTGGCGGCTCCGACGTCCTGCTCGACCTCTACGTCGACCCCTGA